One window from the genome of Candidatus Didemnitutus sp. encodes:
- a CDS encoding ATPase → MANPSYRIGVDGGGTKTELLLVDSAGNIVARHVGPGCNPSHLGADQARTVLLAALEALLTESKIENPKSKISATRLYVAGSAVTWREIVAQLHDYGTVTHGPDSLPVLELATGGAPGLVLHAGTGSFVAARAPDGSVHFAGGLGWRFGDPGSGYELGRRAIAAALMELSGWSPATGLGAALQTHLGLADATAIKGALYADPEVNARTAAFAPRVIELAQNGCRPAQIALASSVGELVAQGRLVTEKLFPGGQEITCGVSGAVLNNPAAHAALQAFVASNAWPVKLHFITDPPSAGVRRLLLRD, encoded by the coding sequence GTGGCGAACCCCTCTTACCGCATCGGCGTCGACGGCGGCGGCACCAAGACCGAACTCCTCCTCGTGGACTCCGCGGGCAACATCGTCGCGCGGCACGTCGGTCCCGGCTGCAACCCCAGCCACCTCGGCGCCGACCAGGCGCGCACGGTCCTCCTCGCCGCGCTCGAAGCCCTGCTCACCGAATCGAAGATCGAAAATCCGAAATCGAAAATTTCCGCCACCCGCCTCTACGTCGCCGGCAGTGCCGTCACCTGGCGTGAGATCGTCGCGCAGCTCCACGACTACGGCACCGTGACGCACGGGCCCGACTCGCTCCCCGTGCTCGAACTCGCCACCGGCGGCGCGCCCGGCCTCGTGTTGCACGCCGGCACCGGCTCGTTCGTCGCCGCGCGCGCGCCCGACGGCTCCGTGCACTTCGCGGGCGGGCTCGGCTGGCGTTTCGGCGATCCCGGCAGCGGCTACGAACTCGGCCGCCGCGCCATCGCCGCCGCGCTGATGGAACTCTCCGGCTGGTCGCCCGCCACCGGCCTCGGCGCTGCGCTCCAAACGCACCTCGGCCTCGCCGATGCCACCGCGATCAAGGGCGCGCTCTACGCCGATCCCGAGGTGAACGCCCGGACCGCCGCCTTCGCCCCGCGCGTGATCGAGCTCGCGCAAAACGGCTGCCGCCCCGCGCAAATCGCCCTCGCCAGCTCGGTCGGCGAACTCGTTGCGCAAGGCCGCCTCGTCACCGAAAAGCTTTTCCCCGGCGGCCAGGAAATCACCTGCGGCGTCAGCGGCGCCGTGCTCAACAATCCCGCCGCGCACGCCGCGCTCCAAGCCTTCGTCGCATCGAACGCCTGGCCGGTGAAGCTGCATTTCATCACCGACCCGCCGAGCGCAGGCGTCCGCCGCCTCCTACTCCGCGACTGA
- a CDS encoding sigma-70 family RNA polymerase sigma factor, with amino-acid sequence MPETASRSDPAPSAAAGEGAFGSTQWTVVLDSRRDSARRREALEQLCRTYWLPIYGYLRRRGYAAADAEDLTQGFFAYIIEGDFLDRPDPEKGRFRGYLIGALKHFVARHHERENTQKRGGGARVLDWTALDAEREFAVIDQPQLDPGATYERGWALALFAQALRRLEAEQTEAGHAAEFAALRPFLSSSPSQNEYAIIAEKLGVARATVAVRIFRLNRRYAEIVRLEIAASVRDPGEIEQEMRHLLAILRG; translated from the coding sequence ATGCCCGAGACCGCCTCACGTTCCGATCCCGCGCCCTCCGCCGCCGCCGGCGAGGGCGCGTTCGGCTCCACGCAGTGGACCGTCGTCCTCGATTCGCGTCGCGACTCCGCGCGCCGCCGCGAAGCGCTCGAGCAGCTTTGCCGCACCTACTGGCTCCCGATCTACGGCTACCTCCGCCGGCGCGGCTACGCCGCGGCCGATGCCGAGGACCTCACCCAGGGCTTCTTCGCCTACATCATCGAAGGCGATTTCCTCGACCGGCCCGATCCCGAGAAGGGTCGCTTCCGCGGCTACCTCATCGGCGCGCTGAAACACTTCGTCGCCCGCCACCACGAACGCGAGAACACCCAGAAGCGCGGCGGCGGCGCCCGCGTGCTCGACTGGACCGCGCTCGACGCCGAGCGCGAGTTCGCCGTCATCGACCAGCCCCAGCTCGATCCCGGTGCCACCTACGAACGCGGCTGGGCGCTGGCGCTCTTCGCGCAGGCGCTCCGCCGCCTCGAGGCCGAGCAGACCGAGGCGGGCCACGCCGCCGAATTCGCCGCGTTGCGCCCGTTCCTCAGTTCCAGCCCGTCGCAAAACGAATACGCCATCATCGCGGAAAAACTCGGTGTCGCCCGCGCCACGGTCGCGGTGCGGATCTTTCGCCTGAATCGCCGCTACGCCGAAATCGTGCGCCTGGAGATCGCCGCCAGCGTCCGCGATCCGGGCGAGATCGAACAGGAAATGCGACACTTGCTCGCGATCCTGCGCGGCTGA
- a CDS encoding serine/threonine protein kinase has protein sequence MSSPAPIQLCPHCHRSTATPFGIGGLCLLCAGQRALALDLAEGDPLPSPAATATSRSPFGGQLPERIGPYDIIDEIGRGGMGRVYAARQPRLDRVVALKVLAETAGTLDLAQRFLREAQTVARLRHPHIVTLHDSGRADGFAYFAMDYLEGGDLGQRLRRGPLAPRAAAALAQKIASALTYAHGADVLHRDIKPSNILLDGEEPLLADFGLAAQLEPGGDLTAASLVLGTPHYLAPEAVQRGSTALGIPSDVYALGVVLYEMLAGRTPFAGATAAELPALLDQSEIPPLRLLAPATPRDLVVICLKCLERDPARRYADAAALAEDLRRFLAGEPILARAPGAGTQFRRFARRHRTMLAVAAGTGAALTIGIVASTVLAVRARRAERQAATEAATARALVEFFQKDILLPSKPGAQADRDMKLRTALDAAAARIGGRFAKEPAVESALRATLGEALHSLGEYAKAAEQFAAAVRLRRQQGLDDAATWRLVTAQCASLAASAQFSEAERLLPPNIAALRRTLGADSGATLAAEQTLARIWIGEDKLAQALQLRRDLLARRTRLQGPEHADTLTAANEVATALLDQGQFIEAREILTRTAETRKRVLGPEAPDTIESLNDLAGANWALGRLAEAEARFREVVPIARRVLGPDHPDTLLTLGNLGHVLSAQARWDEAAGVFEEVYAQTRAVHGEGHQNVLRMGGALAAVYSEEGHLEKAEAMCREVIEPSARRLGAMHPEVLALRTQLGGILVAEEKFAEAEIELRTSLAAHRAVDERQPLPFIAQSHLGAALVGLGRRTEAEENLLAADRGFESLAGQLTPRQTRVRQLTLTRLAALYRATDRPDQAEAAERRLKQLAPAR, from the coding sequence ATGTCTTCGCCCGCGCCCATTCAACTCTGCCCGCATTGCCACCGCTCCACGGCCACGCCGTTCGGGATCGGCGGGCTCTGCCTGCTGTGCGCCGGACAGCGCGCGCTCGCTCTCGATCTCGCGGAGGGCGACCCGCTCCCGTCGCCGGCCGCCACCGCCACCTCGCGCTCGCCGTTCGGCGGGCAACTGCCGGAACGCATCGGACCCTACGACATCATCGACGAGATCGGACGCGGCGGCATGGGCCGCGTCTACGCCGCGCGTCAACCGCGCCTCGACCGGGTCGTCGCGTTGAAGGTCCTCGCCGAGACCGCCGGCACGCTCGACCTCGCGCAACGTTTCCTGCGCGAGGCGCAAACCGTCGCGCGCCTCCGCCACCCGCACATCGTCACGCTCCACGATTCCGGCCGCGCGGACGGCTTCGCCTACTTCGCGATGGACTACCTCGAGGGCGGCGATCTCGGCCAGCGCCTGCGCCGCGGCCCGCTCGCCCCTCGCGCCGCCGCCGCCCTCGCACAAAAGATCGCCTCGGCCCTTACCTATGCGCACGGCGCGGACGTGCTGCACCGCGACATCAAGCCCTCGAACATCCTCCTCGACGGCGAGGAGCCGCTCCTCGCGGATTTCGGCCTCGCGGCGCAACTCGAGCCCGGCGGCGACCTGACCGCCGCCTCTCTCGTGCTCGGCACGCCGCACTACCTCGCCCCCGAGGCGGTGCAGCGCGGCAGCACCGCGCTCGGCATCCCCAGCGATGTCTACGCCCTCGGCGTCGTCCTCTACGAGATGCTGGCCGGCCGCACTCCGTTTGCCGGCGCCACGGCCGCGGAGTTGCCCGCGCTGCTCGATCAGAGCGAGATCCCGCCACTGCGCCTGCTCGCACCCGCGACGCCGCGCGACCTCGTCGTCATCTGTCTGAAGTGCCTCGAGCGCGATCCCGCCCGCCGCTACGCCGACGCGGCGGCACTGGCGGAGGATTTGCGGCGTTTTCTCGCCGGCGAACCGATCCTCGCCCGCGCACCCGGTGCGGGCACGCAGTTCCGGCGCTTCGCCCGCCGCCATCGCACGATGCTCGCCGTCGCGGCCGGCACCGGCGCGGCGCTGACCATCGGCATCGTCGCCAGCACGGTGCTTGCGGTGCGTGCCCGCCGGGCCGAGCGCCAGGCGGCCACCGAGGCCGCCACCGCCCGCGCGCTGGTGGAGTTTTTCCAGAAGGACATCCTGCTCCCATCGAAACCCGGCGCGCAGGCCGACCGCGACATGAAGCTCCGCACCGCGCTCGACGCCGCCGCGGCCCGCATCGGCGGACGTTTCGCCAAGGAACCGGCCGTCGAATCCGCCCTGCGCGCGACGCTCGGCGAAGCGCTGCACTCACTCGGAGAATACGCCAAAGCCGCCGAACAATTCGCCGCCGCCGTCCGGCTCCGCCGGCAGCAGGGACTCGACGATGCCGCCACGTGGCGGCTCGTCACTGCTCAATGTGCTTCGCTCGCGGCTTCCGCGCAATTCTCCGAGGCTGAGCGCCTGCTGCCGCCCAACATCGCCGCGCTGCGGCGCACGCTGGGCGCGGACAGCGGGGCCACACTCGCCGCGGAGCAAACGCTCGCCCGAATCTGGATCGGCGAGGACAAGCTCGCCCAAGCCCTCCAACTCCGTCGCGACCTGCTGGCGCGCCGCACCCGCCTGCAAGGACCGGAGCACGCCGACACGCTCACCGCCGCCAACGAGGTGGCCACGGCGCTGCTCGACCAAGGGCAATTCATCGAAGCGCGTGAAATCCTCACGCGCACGGCCGAGACGCGCAAACGCGTGCTCGGTCCCGAAGCGCCCGACACGATCGAGTCGCTCAACGATCTCGCCGGCGCGAACTGGGCGCTCGGCCGGCTGGCCGAAGCCGAGGCACGTTTCCGCGAAGTCGTCCCGATCGCTCGCCGCGTGCTCGGGCCGGATCACCCGGACACCTTGCTCACTCTCGGCAATCTCGGCCATGTCTTGAGCGCGCAGGCGCGGTGGGACGAGGCAGCCGGCGTCTTCGAGGAAGTCTACGCGCAAACCCGGGCCGTCCACGGCGAAGGGCATCAGAACGTGCTCCGCATGGGCGGGGCACTCGCCGCTGTCTACTCCGAGGAGGGCCATCTGGAGAAAGCCGAAGCGATGTGCCGCGAAGTCATCGAGCCATCGGCGCGCCGCCTCGGCGCGATGCACCCGGAAGTGCTCGCGTTGCGCACGCAGCTCGGCGGCATTCTCGTGGCGGAAGAGAAATTCGCGGAGGCCGAGATCGAGCTGCGCACCTCGCTCGCCGCACATCGCGCGGTGGACGAACGGCAGCCGCTGCCTTTCATCGCGCAATCCCACCTCGGCGCCGCGTTGGTCGGTCTCGGTCGCAGAACCGAAGCCGAGGAAAACCTGCTCGCCGCCGACCGAGGGTTTGAATCGCTCGCCGGGCAGCTCACGCCGCGACAGACGCGCGTGCGACAGCTGACCCTCACACGACTCGCTGCACTGTATCGCGCAACCGACCGGCCGGACCAAGCCGAGGCCGCGGAACGCCGGCTCAAGCAACTCGCGCCCGCACGATGA
- a CDS encoding type II secretion system protein: protein MGNRRRPYAVSAGRPRRRGFTLVEIMLVVVLIGLLAAIALPGFQRVKRAAVARRYFNDARQIRDGAERYALEHGDFPPNGIAALHPALHGYVPEKLFNVTTPIGGVWDWDYGENGFTASISVFQYTATDAELRAIDRTFDDGDLTTGALRRISDKFVYVIQP, encoded by the coding sequence ATGGGAAATCGCCGTCGGCCGTATGCCGTGAGCGCGGGCCGGCCGCGGCGACGTGGGTTCACCCTCGTCGAGATCATGCTCGTGGTGGTCCTCATCGGGCTGCTCGCGGCGATCGCGTTGCCGGGATTCCAGCGAGTGAAACGCGCGGCGGTCGCGCGCCGCTACTTCAACGACGCGCGCCAGATCCGCGACGGCGCGGAGCGCTACGCGCTCGAGCACGGCGACTTTCCGCCGAACGGCATCGCCGCGCTCCACCCCGCGTTGCACGGCTACGTGCCGGAAAAACTCTTCAATGTCACGACCCCCATCGGCGGCGTCTGGGATTGGGACTACGGCGAGAACGGCTTCACTGCGTCGATCTCCGTCTTCCAATACACGGCCACCGACGCGGAGCTCCGCGCGATCGATCGCACCTTCGACGACGGCGACCTCACCACCGGCGCGCTGCGGCGCATCAGCGACAAGTTCGTCTACGTGATCCAGCCTTGA
- a CDS encoding EamA family transporter: protein MWWIYALLSAVFAALTAILAKVGVRGVDSNVATAVRTVVVLVFAWGLVALQGNLGAVAVLSRHTLMFLAFSGVATGVSWLFYFKALQLGPASLVSAVDKSSLALTLVLAALFLGETLTLRTALGCGLILAGTALVVWPK from the coding sequence ATGTGGTGGATCTACGCTCTCCTCTCCGCGGTGTTCGCCGCGCTCACGGCGATCCTCGCCAAAGTCGGCGTGCGCGGCGTCGACTCCAACGTCGCCACCGCCGTGCGCACCGTCGTCGTGCTCGTGTTCGCGTGGGGCCTCGTTGCGCTACAGGGCAATCTCGGAGCCGTCGCCGTGCTTTCGCGGCACACGCTGATGTTCCTCGCGTTCTCCGGCGTGGCGACGGGCGTGTCGTGGCTGTTCTATTTCAAGGCGCTGCAACTCGGACCGGCCTCGCTCGTGAGCGCGGTCGATAAATCCAGCCTGGCGCTGACGCTCGTGCTCGCGGCGCTGTTTCTCGGCGAAACGCTCACGCTGCGCACGGCGCTCGGTTGCGGGTTGATTCTCGCGGGCACCGCGCTTGTCGTGTGGCCGAAGTGA
- a CDS encoding 3-methyladenine DNA glycosylase produces MNSLASAPLQLAESDWLERRRAHEARVRGWTDPHQARQARGEKHPVEDFLWEYYAYRPSWLRRWHPGPDVVLLGDAAREYLRWPEYIAVDGGVRVNCGAFEPKRRESLAWLLGLLRATAERPPAFACFGLHEWAMVYRLTPEEIRHAQLPLRYPPEEIARITESLPIRCSHFDAFRFFTAAARPLNRLQPERATTTQLEQRGCLHANMDLYKWAFKLAPFTPSELMADCFALAREIREVDMRASPYDCRVLGLAPIAIETPEGRADYERLQRGFAERSQPLRARLIALCERLLGG; encoded by the coding sequence GTGAACTCCCTCGCATCCGCGCCGCTGCAACTCGCCGAGTCCGACTGGCTCGAGCGGCGTCGCGCGCACGAGGCGCGCGTGCGCGGGTGGACCGATCCGCATCAGGCGCGGCAGGCGCGCGGCGAGAAGCATCCGGTCGAAGATTTTCTCTGGGAATACTACGCCTATCGCCCGAGCTGGCTGCGCCGCTGGCATCCAGGTCCGGATGTCGTCCTGCTCGGCGACGCCGCGCGCGAATACCTGCGCTGGCCGGAATACATCGCGGTCGACGGCGGCGTGCGCGTGAACTGCGGCGCGTTCGAGCCGAAGCGGCGCGAGTCGCTCGCGTGGCTCCTCGGACTCCTGCGCGCGACCGCGGAGCGCCCGCCGGCGTTCGCCTGCTTCGGGCTGCACGAGTGGGCGATGGTCTACCGGCTCACGCCGGAGGAAATCCGCCACGCGCAACTGCCGCTGCGCTACCCGCCCGAGGAGATCGCGCGCATCACCGAGTCGCTCCCGATCCGCTGCTCGCATTTCGACGCGTTCCGTTTCTTCACCGCCGCCGCGCGGCCGCTCAACCGCCTGCAGCCCGAGCGCGCGACGACGACGCAGCTCGAGCAGCGCGGCTGCCTGCACGCGAACATGGATCTCTACAAGTGGGCGTTCAAACTCGCGCCGTTCACACCGAGCGAGCTGATGGCCGACTGCTTCGCGCTGGCGCGCGAGATCCGCGAGGTCGACATGCGCGCGAGCCCCTACGACTGCCGCGTGCTCGGCCTCGCGCCGATCGCGATCGAGACGCCGGAGGGGCGCGCCGATTACGAGCGTCTCCAACGCGGTTTCGCCGAGCGCAGCCAACCGCTGCGGGCGCGGTTGATTGCGTTGTGCGAGCGGCTGCTGGGCGGCTGA
- a CDS encoding TonB-dependent receptor plug domain-containing protein encodes MITPRTPSPSAWWLAAVAGLLGLTLSATAQSVAPQTSSTEPEPKKITLPRASESAPAADEKESDDEVVQLAPFVVAAETDRGYQATSTLAGTRLRTELRDVGAAISVINAQFLADTASNNAKDVLVYTTGTEAAGLGGNYSGLSTGQGFSNAEDGLNSPNSMTRVRGLSGADLTRDFFSTDIGLDSYNTERIDISRGANAILFGLGSPAGIINNQLKMPNLRKNGITFTQTVGRYESHREVLDVNQMIEKDRLGVRIIGLNDEEKFRQEPAFEDDRRLYAAVRWEPRLVKNGTTQIQVSYEDGTIKSNRPRLNPPADGLTVWFDVLNKVALDPTNTSTVLNNPTLAAHLGSAGRWFGQVGAVFTDPTSNAQGGNGVPAYMMSRGGTPTYTQWYGVYNYTSAGNNPNFFLNKLYAPAGQAYAGLWRAQEISDPSIFNFYDHLLDGPNKSERADFNALNAVVRQTFFRDAVGVELAYDKQEHSRRNRSLIGFDAAMIHVDMQSKLVDGTPNPNFGRPYFASDSIGNYMVDTDREAWRATAYGTADFTTKTSWLRHLGRHVFTGVYSKQKSERLSRTYQGYAYTLDQNVYADSATALSYPGYAAIHYLGDSIANRTSAAGANIQGLTALHEPAATGTALLFDNRIDKWVYAPVSVITPEKDLDKLYSNASRSFNRTESYSAIWQSYLLNRKLVGLVGWRQDDYELFDAGTPPTVSPTGQVDPFASSWVYPNDATIHAKDSTVSWSVVGHTPDFIKRRLPHGMDVSLSYNRSENFRPSSTVADVYGRPFSPPRGSTRDYGVTLSFADNKLVLRAIRYETLQANDVSTFYNTFWPGNDVVRAMNGLRGTNTSEVLINRWFGFKPGDVDYLPLRAGLTSGTSANPGLTTAERTARDAWFARRTAAEWLRPVDPLLAQTWAFTQNASGTWSATRPPNVGNIADTESRGTEIELTYNPLPNWRMTLNAVRQEAVRTNYGKDFEEFIARNLPLWTDGDGVIAASIRDQNGFEDIPYFNSVTGSRLGVMAINNMYVPYLNALAANNAAVQELRKWRFNFVSNYEFVSGPFKGFSIGGATRWQDRVAIGYGVKKNEAGQWVSDVNQPYYGSDELDVDLWLKYTRRLARDKVRWTIQLNVRDLFGSDDLIAVTAQPNGTTASFRIPQPQQWTITNTFAF; translated from the coding sequence ATGATCACCCCTCGCACGCCCTCGCCATCCGCCTGGTGGCTCGCCGCCGTTGCCGGCCTCCTCGGACTGACGCTCAGCGCGACCGCCCAGTCGGTCGCCCCGCAAACCTCGTCGACCGAACCGGAGCCGAAAAAAATCACGCTCCCGCGCGCGAGTGAGTCCGCGCCAGCCGCGGACGAGAAGGAGAGCGACGACGAGGTCGTGCAACTCGCGCCCTTCGTCGTCGCCGCCGAGACCGACCGCGGTTACCAGGCCACGTCGACGCTCGCCGGCACGCGCCTGCGCACGGAATTGCGCGACGTCGGCGCCGCCATCTCGGTCATCAACGCCCAGTTCCTCGCCGACACCGCCTCGAACAACGCGAAGGACGTGCTCGTCTACACCACCGGCACCGAAGCCGCCGGCCTCGGCGGCAACTACTCCGGCCTCTCCACCGGCCAGGGTTTCTCCAACGCCGAGGACGGCCTCAACAGCCCCAATTCCATGACGCGCGTCCGCGGCCTCAGCGGCGCCGACCTCACGCGCGACTTCTTCTCCACCGACATCGGCCTCGACTCCTACAACACCGAGCGCATCGACATTTCCCGCGGCGCGAACGCCATCCTCTTCGGCCTCGGCAGCCCCGCCGGCATCATCAACAACCAGCTCAAGATGCCGAACCTGCGGAAAAACGGCATCACGTTCACCCAGACCGTCGGCCGCTACGAATCGCACCGCGAGGTGCTCGACGTGAACCAGATGATCGAGAAGGACCGCCTCGGCGTCCGCATCATCGGCCTGAACGACGAGGAAAAATTCCGCCAGGAGCCCGCCTTCGAGGACGACCGCCGCCTCTACGCCGCCGTCCGCTGGGAGCCGCGCCTCGTCAAGAACGGCACCACGCAGATTCAGGTCAGCTACGAGGACGGCACCATCAAGTCCAACCGCCCGCGCCTCAACCCGCCCGCCGACGGCCTCACCGTCTGGTTCGATGTGCTCAACAAGGTCGCGCTCGATCCGACCAACACCAGCACCGTCCTCAACAACCCCACGCTCGCCGCGCACCTCGGCTCCGCCGGCCGCTGGTTCGGCCAGGTCGGCGCCGTGTTCACCGATCCCACCTCCAACGCGCAAGGCGGCAACGGCGTCCCCGCCTACATGATGAGCCGCGGCGGCACGCCCACCTACACCCAGTGGTATGGCGTCTACAACTACACCTCCGCCGGCAACAACCCGAACTTCTTCCTCAACAAACTCTACGCCCCCGCCGGCCAGGCCTACGCCGGCCTCTGGCGCGCCCAGGAGATCAGCGACCCATCCATCTTCAACTTCTACGATCATCTCCTCGACGGCCCGAACAAATCCGAGCGCGCCGACTTCAACGCCCTCAACGCCGTCGTCCGTCAGACCTTCTTCCGCGACGCCGTCGGCGTCGAGCTCGCCTACGACAAGCAGGAACACTCGCGCCGCAACCGCAGCCTCATCGGCTTCGACGCCGCGATGATCCACGTCGACATGCAGTCCAAGCTCGTCGACGGCACGCCCAACCCGAACTTCGGCCGCCCCTACTTCGCCTCCGACTCCATCGGCAACTACATGGTCGACACCGACCGCGAAGCCTGGCGCGCCACCGCCTACGGCACCGCCGACTTCACCACGAAAACCTCCTGGCTGCGCCACCTCGGCCGCCACGTCTTCACCGGCGTCTACAGCAAGCAGAAGAGCGAACGCCTCTCCCGCACCTACCAAGGCTACGCCTACACGCTCGACCAAAACGTCTACGCCGACAGCGCCACCGCGCTGTCTTATCCGGGCTACGCCGCCATCCACTACCTCGGCGACTCGATCGCCAACCGCACCTCCGCCGCCGGCGCCAACATCCAGGGCCTCACCGCGCTGCACGAACCGGCCGCCACCGGCACCGCCCTGCTCTTCGACAACCGCATCGACAAGTGGGTCTACGCGCCCGTCTCCGTCATCACTCCCGAGAAGGATCTCGATAAACTCTACTCCAACGCCTCGCGCTCCTTCAACCGCACCGAGAGCTACTCCGCCATCTGGCAAAGCTACCTCCTGAATCGCAAACTCGTCGGCCTCGTCGGCTGGCGCCAGGACGACTACGAACTCTTCGACGCCGGCACGCCGCCGACCGTCAGCCCCACCGGCCAGGTCGATCCCTTCGCCTCCTCGTGGGTTTATCCGAACGACGCCACCATCCACGCCAAGGACTCGACCGTCAGCTGGAGCGTCGTCGGCCACACGCCCGACTTCATCAAGCGCCGCCTCCCGCACGGCATGGACGTCAGCCTCTCCTACAACCGCTCGGAAAACTTCCGCCCGTCCTCCACCGTCGCCGACGTCTACGGCCGCCCGTTCTCGCCGCCCCGCGGCTCCACGCGCGACTACGGCGTCACGCTCTCGTTCGCCGACAACAAACTCGTCCTCCGCGCCATCCGCTACGAGACGCTTCAGGCGAACGACGTCAGCACGTTCTACAACACCTTCTGGCCTGGCAACGACGTCGTCCGCGCCATGAACGGCCTCCGCGGCACCAACACCTCCGAAGTGCTCATCAACCGCTGGTTCGGCTTCAAGCCCGGCGACGTCGATTACCTCCCGCTCCGCGCCGGCCTCACCAGCGGCACCAGCGCCAACCCCGGCCTCACCACCGCCGAGCGCACCGCACGCGACGCCTGGTTCGCCCGTCGCACCGCCGCCGAGTGGCTGCGCCCCGTCGATCCGCTGCTCGCGCAGACCTGGGCCTTCACCCAAAACGCCAGCGGCACCTGGTCCGCCACGCGCCCGCCCAACGTCGGCAACATCGCCGACACCGAGTCGCGCGGCACCGAAATCGAACTCACCTACAACCCGCTCCCGAACTGGCGCATGACCCTCAACGCCGTCCGCCAGGAGGCCGTGCGCACGAACTACGGCAAGGACTTCGAGGAATTCATCGCGCGTAACCTCCCGCTCTGGACCGACGGCGACGGCGTCATCGCCGCCAGCATCCGCGACCAGAACGGCTTCGAGGACATCCCGTATTTCAACAGCGTCACCGGCTCCCGCCTCGGCGTGATGGCGATCAACAACATGTATGTGCCCTACCTGAACGCCCTCGCCGCCAACAACGCCGCCGTCCAGGAGCTGCGCAAATGGCGCTTCAACTTCGTCAGCAACTACGAGTTCGTCAGCGGCCCGTTCAAGGGCTTCTCCATCGGCGGCGCCACGCGCTGGCAGGACCGCGTCGCCATCGGCTACGGCGTGAAGAAGAACGAAGCCGGCCAGTGGGTCTCCGACGTCAACCAGCCCTACTACGGCAGCGACGAACTCGACGTGGACCTCTGGCTGAAATACACCCGCCGCCTCGCCCGCGACAAAGTCCGCTGGACCATCCAGCTCAACGTGCGCGACCTCTTCGGCAGCGACGACCTCATCGCCGTCACTGCGCAACCGAACGGCACCACCGCCTCGTTCCGCATTCCTCAACCGCAGCAGTGGACGATCACCAACACCTTCGCGTTCTAG
- a CDS encoding DNA-binding transcriptional regulator, with amino-acid sequence MLQGVAHYERSHRPWAAFLDDEARAEIDPQWLRSKRWDGVISRHTTPALVESCRQLRLPLVDLNDVPPFPGVPKIRPDNVALGHYGAEHFLERGYRHFAFCGFGNDGWACERRDGFLEALALAGRSCHVFDVDYPGNLTPFWDERQTDTLAAWLKSMPKPVAVMCCNDLRALQVVSAAQNAGLLVPEEVAVLGVNNEIIRCELAYPPLSSVATNSFQSGYLAAECLAQLMRGETPPAADVRVEPIAVVPRYSTDVLAIEDRIVAAALGYIREHACHGVTVTQLQKYTGASRSLLERKFRSLLGRSPQAEIRRVQISKIKQLLFETDFPMKKIAELTGFEHDEYMCVVFKRLTGVSPGAYRRRVQTQRPAHAR; translated from the coding sequence ATGCTCCAGGGCGTCGCGCACTACGAGCGCTCGCACCGGCCGTGGGCGGCGTTCCTCGACGACGAGGCGCGCGCCGAGATCGATCCGCAGTGGTTGCGCAGCAAGCGCTGGGACGGCGTCATCAGCCGCCACACGACGCCCGCGCTCGTCGAGTCGTGCCGGCAATTGCGCCTCCCGCTCGTCGATCTCAACGACGTGCCGCCGTTTCCCGGCGTGCCGAAAATCCGCCCCGACAACGTCGCCCTCGGCCACTACGGCGCCGAGCACTTCCTCGAGCGCGGCTACCGCCACTTCGCCTTCTGCGGCTTCGGCAACGACGGCTGGGCCTGCGAGCGGCGCGACGGCTTCCTCGAGGCGCTCGCGCTCGCCGGCCGCAGCTGCCACGTGTTCGACGTCGATTATCCCGGCAACCTCACGCCGTTCTGGGACGAGCGGCAGACCGACACCCTCGCCGCCTGGCTCAAGAGCATGCCGAAGCCCGTCGCCGTCATGTGTTGCAATGACCTGCGCGCGCTCCAGGTCGTCAGCGCCGCGCAGAACGCCGGCCTGCTCGTGCCCGAGGAAGTCGCCGTGCTCGGCGTGAACAACGAGATCATCCGCTGCGAGCTCGCCTACCCGCCGCTCTCGAGCGTCGCCACCAATTCCTTCCAGTCCGGCTACCTCGCGGCCGAATGTCTCGCCCAGCTCATGCGCGGCGAGACGCCTCCCGCCGCCGACGTCCGCGTCGAGCCGATCGCCGTCGTGCCGCGCTACTCGACCGACGTCCTCGCGATCGAGGATCGCATCGTCGCCGCCGCGCTCGGCTACATTCGCGAGCACGCCTGCCACGGCGTCACCGTGACGCAGCTGCAGAAATACACCGGCGCCTCGCGCAGCCTGCTGGAGCGCAAATTCCGCAGCCTCCTCGGCCGCTCGCCGCAGGCGGAGATCCGGCGCGTGCAGATTTCCAAGATCAAGCAGCTGCTCTTCGAGACGGATTTCCCCATGAAGAAAATCGCCGAGCTCACCGGCTTCGAGCACGACGAATACATGTGCGTCGTCTTCAAGCGCCTCACCGGCGTTTCGCCCGGGGCATATCGCCGCCGCGTGCAGACGCAGCGCCCGGCGCACGCGCGCTGA